The window ttccTGAAATAGGGAAATTGACaattaaagtataaaatagTAATTGTGTTTCACAGGGTTCGGTGCATTTCATTCTGATTCACTATGGCCAATGGTCCAGCACCGTTTTCTGAGATTGGAAAAAGGGCAAAAGGTAAATTTCATTtggaattataaaatattatgtcaTTGCTCGAAGATGCTTTTTATTTGTACTTTGAACTCATCAATGGTTATCAACTGCTATAGACACAAACAACATCCTGTTGCTAGTTTCTGGGTGCAAATAGGTTCTCTCATAGCATAGAAATGACAAATAACACGTTGATTTGTGTATCACAATTCATTACTTCATCCCTCACTTAGATCTGTATAGGACATGATATGGTTAACACCCACAACAGATTTGTGATTGCTTTCATGCCTAGCAATCTTCAATAATTTGGTTTTTCGGATCTCTATGTTCTGTTGCATGACTAATTTTCTTATCGCTGTCCACTTTTGATTTACTTATCAATTGAGACTTCTAATCTAACCCAAATATCATGAACAAGTTCAATAGACATTCTCATTTTACAAGATCACTGACTTTCTCAATGCATCACCTGCATTGTTGACCAAGCCCCTGAATCTGTTGTATATGAAAACTGTTAGCTAacaatttatctttaaaacCTTCCTTCTTTCAAAACCCCTTTCTGATTGTTACATGACATCTATGGCTGAAAATCTAGATTGTTGGCTTCTCTGTATTTCATATCAAGTCACatctaaattttgtaaaatgtaTCAGAAGCATTACGTTGTGAATAATCTTGTTCCTTTGCAGATCTTTTGTACAAGGATTACAACTTTGATCACAAGTTTAGCCTGTCAATTCCAAACTCCACTGGATTGGTAATGCATAACCCACTATCtgctattatcttttttttgtttttttttttaattattcgtATTCAGTTTCTCATTGCAGTTGACGCTTAATAGATATAAAATCCCTTTACTTGAATATGCTATGATCTTAGTCACACATGCAGTCACTCACACATTTATAGTATATTTCATATACttaacatataatttaaaaggtATGATGATAGTGATtgctgattatttatttatttttatatattctcttCCTTTTGACCAGCCATGAAACAGTAACATGATTCTTCCGAAAATCTGAGGGTAAGTGCATTGCATTCAGTTATTGCTTATTATGAGAGGATAAAAGTTCATCACATCCATTTTTCatcattctttgtttttcaactattgagtaaaaaaaggcagagagaaagaatgaatagatttaatataataattaatttattgatgacATTAAGTTAATAACATTTCAttccttaaaataatatttgaatctAGTTATTCTTACTGTTATAGTCAAATATCATGGGTTGTGAGATAAAGTTAACTGCTGGATTCCtatagaaatattatttttcataaggaATCATGTTTTATCTATTTAAGGTTATTAACAAATATACTAAACTCTGGaagacatcatcaaaatctctAAATAACTAATTATGTGTACTTACAAATCATTTGTGTCATCTAAACTTCCCCCCTCCCCCATGTGGAATTGTACTTCCAAATACAGTGCTGTTGGAGAGGATGAATATTGCTTGCTCCTTTCTTGAGCAAGTTGGGCTTATAAAGTTAGCAGCacatatctttcatttcatgGGTTGTTTACACATTTTTGTGAGCGCTAAAGAGGATGAAATACTCAAGGAAATTGGAAACTTGCATTAATTTCTGTATTTCATCAAATAGTCTAAAATGACTGCAACCTTCAGTCCGTCCTCCTGTCTATTGCTCCTGATTTGAAATTCTAATTTCCATTTTGCAGGGGCTTATAGCAACCGGATTGAAGAAGGATCAAATTTTTGTTGGTGACATAAGTACACTCTACAAGAGTGGAAATACTACAGTGGATGTGAAAGTTGATACATATTCTAATGTAAGAAATAGAGGTCTACTTTTACTCAAATATGCTTTCTTTGATTTATAGATAGTGTTGCTACTACTGCTACTCTTAATCTGTCAATGACTGATTGTAGCAAAAGTTCAAGCTTTCCAAATTTGGTTTAGTTATCTATGTTAGTTAAACCAATGGTTAGTATTGTTGAAATTATGGGGTTTTAGGTATTGTGGGaggtagaaaaataaaagagaatagaCTTTTAATAATATACCAATTATAATCCTAACTAAATCAGAAACAAATCTTGAATTTGGTAATCAATCTTAAGAGATAATGAGGGAAAAGAGAAACTAATCCTATAGGATGAAGATATTCAAAGATAGGgtagaatatttttatattttccaatAAGTATGGTGCTCCCTTGAAATTTTTACTATCTTTTACGGATGATGATGCCATCTCTGATTTACTTCTTCAGATATCTACAAAAGTGACTGTGAATGATATCTTGCATGGTACAAAAGCCGCTTTGAGCTTCAACATACCTGATCACAAGTCAGGAAAGGTGGGTATAATCTAGCTTTCTGGGAGCCTCCTGACTTCTGCACTTGGGCATCCTTTTTTATGCTTAGCAATATGTAAGCAATGAATTTACTTTGGCATTCGTACAATGTATCTGACCATGCAATATTACCTCAGCTGGATGTGCAATACCTTCATCCTCATGCAGCCGTTGATTCTAGTATTGGTTTGAATCCATCCCCTCTATTGGAGCTTTCAGCTGCAATTGGCAGCAAAGATGTTTGTCTGGGTGCTGAAGTTGGATTTAATACAACTTCTGcttcattcacaaaatataatgcTGGAGTTGCCTTCAATAAACCAGATTTCTCTGCGGCACTTTTGCTGTAAGTAATGTTGATACCATATATTGCATGTTCAGTTCCGTGTCCTAATGTCTTGTTATTTGTGTTTCAGTTACCTGCttattgtttcttcttttttatgttcTGAAGTCTCTCAACTAGTGTCTGAGAAGACCTATCAGCATGGAAAGACATAGTTAGACATAGATTCTAACAGTGAGTTCTATGATTTATGGGGAGAGGATACCATACCAGCAAAATACCTTTGAAAATGGTGttgtttttttagtgatttttaaaGAGTTGTGTTATTCATACATACAACAACTTATACATCAAAATTTATACACTAACACTTTTTTCTCTATCACATCACCACCCATAATGACCCGTTACATCTCATGCTTCAATTTTTAAAAGCATGAGTATTTGtgaatcttttatgttttttatttttatttttttacattttcatttgatttaagAGTTATCTCTTGAAATTAcatgatatttattataaactGTAGACTGTACACAGTATATAAAATTCTTTATCAGTCACAAATTTAAATGAGTCTTTTTTGGAAGCTCCTGATACGATACTATAGAAGGTTCTATGTTACTGAAATTAATGCATGGGAGAGGGGGATATCCAAACGTGTGTGGCTCTTACTTTTGCTCAAGAGTTTgtgaaagatttttctttgtcGACAAAAGTTGGTGGGTTCAAGAAATGTGTTTATCTGCATTGATACGGTATATATAATGTCATTGACTCACTATGCAGGGCTGATAAAGGACAGACCCTGAAGGCATCATACATAAATTATGTTGATCGCCCCGATGGATTTACGGTTGCTGCTGAAATCTCCCACAGTTTTTCCACCTTTGAGAACAGATTTACTATTGGGAGCTCACAGTCAATAGATTCAAAGACAGTTGTAAAGACACGGTTCAGTGACGATGGCAAAGCTGCCTTCCAATGCCAACGAGCATGGAGGCCAAATTCACTTATAACCCTGTCTGCTGAATATGACTCCACAAAGATCTTTGGTTCATCCACCAAGTTCGGTCTTGCTCTTGCTCTCAAGCCTTAACTTGCCCTGGCTATTAAATCTTGTTTGGCGACATCAACTTTTTTCATATCATTTTACATTGTTTCCAAAACCCATGTTGGGTTGTTTTGAGCCCATCATAAGGTAAACCAAAGAAACTAGTAATATTTGTGAAATCTTCTTATGCGGCACCGGTAAGGAGGACCCAGTTTTGAAATACCTACATAATTGCTATAGGGTTTTGTAGCTGGTTAATTACACTACCATCCAGGATCTAGCTTATGATTTTTGGGCCAAATTCTATTATTTGATATAGTGACACTCATGATCAGGTGGATTTGTTGATATGCCTGATGTCTCATTTCATAGTTTTTTCTTCTCCCTAATGTCTACTCATGGCACCAATTTATCATGATCAGGTGGATTTGTTGATATGCCTGATATAGTGACACTCATTATATGTTTTATACTTTCGGTTCCtagtttaaatattaaatgttacCTTGCCCGTAGAGACGCACAAAATTTATGGAGAAAATGGATTTGATGGTGAACTTATTAAGGAAATCAAACGAGAAAACGACAGGGTGACAACAtatttaaagtatttaattttaaattagactCAAGAACTAGCTTATACTGTTATTTCTTCccgtcttttatgttttttttaaatggttccATAATGcctttaagtttaatttttttgaaaactaattaCTATTTATTGATAATATGTAAAAtgtcaaagtaaaaaaaataagaaaaataaagcatatataacagatttacaaataatattgctcgaatttaattactttttatagtTTGTATTATACCCTTAAGATAGATGAAAAGAAATGGAGAAAGTGGCTTTTTTTCTAATGCTATTGATATTTATAAGAGCTAGGCAAATGTTAAATTGGtggtttgattcttttgaaagcgttaaataaaaattataagtagaatatttatttattattaaaaatgtagtagtaatttaatgtttttataagtATATGAAGAAAAGTGTTTGACTGTTTGAGATAAGAGACTTTATGgaattcaagtttttttttaatgaaaattagttattaataaaggtttttcaataaaaattaattattagtaaagTCAGttgatattaatatataaaaaatattttatcgttatagtaaaaatattttattatattataattatttgtagtattggaaaaaaaatcatttttatcctaaaaataataataaaatattttattattagatcTCTATTTTCTGCACGTTAAATTAAATCTGAATAAATTAATCTAAATACGCATcaaatcaaatgcataataaaattccttagaattgaaaaagaaaaaagaaaagtgaggaATATAATAATAGTTTATATGAACAGCACGCAAGGTTGATTAAGGAGACGAAAGGAAGAAGTGAAGTGCAGTGATCATTTTGTTGTTGGGTGTGAGTCTTGGGTGTGAAAATGTCGCACAGCGATACCATACCCCTTCACCCATCTTCCCAATCCGACATCGACGAGATCGAGAACCTCATCAATGCCAGCGTTCACCAATCAGTCCCTTCGGCGAGACCCCCCAGTCCCCCACGCGCCTCCATCCCCGTCTCCGTCTCCGTCTCCACTGCCCCTTCCCCCTTCATCTCTTCCAACCTCCCTCCGCCCCCTCCCCTCCCCAAATCCTCCGTCTCCGCCGTCACTCCGTCCCCACCTCCGCCTCGCCCCGGCATCGCCACCTCCGGGTTCGGTCCCGCCCCCAACACGCTCACCGAGCCCGTCTGGGACACCGTGAAGCGCGATCTCTCGAGAATCGTGAGCAATCTGAAGCTCGTTGTGTTCCCCAACCCTTACCGTGAGGACCCCGGTAAGGCCCTCCGGGATTGGGATCTGTGGGGCCCATTCTTCTTCATTGTCTTCCTCGGCCTCACCCTCTCTTGGTCTGCCTCTGTCAAAAAGGTATTAGGTTTTTCATTTCGGATAGCAAATCTTACATTCCTGATCTATTGTTAGAATTTGTCGATCTGCATCACTCAGCTGACCTGCTGTTAGGTTTTGACCTTGTTAGCGGTTAGTTCAGCTGAAATTTCTCTGGTTGTTAATAATCCTAGGTTAGAAACTTAAAATTCACTTAGGAGTTTCACATTGTGCTTGATCTTGATCGTTACTGATTGTGAATGTGTGGGGTCTTTCCTTAATGCGGTGCGCGATTGTATATGTATGGTAGAAACGTAAAATGAACAGAGTGAGTAAATGTATTCGTACATGCTTAATTGCTGTTTCTGATCTGgttatgtttggtttctttgctGTACTttgcttgtttctttttgttacaTTATTTCTGCATTACATTACAGAATTCGATGGTGATTTATCCTTTCAAATTAG of the Glycine max cultivar Williams 82 chromosome 13, Glycine_max_v4.0, whole genome shotgun sequence genome contains:
- the LOC100790270 gene encoding Mitochondrial outer membrane protein porin 6-like, which gives rise to MANGPAPFSEIGKRAKDLLYKDYNFDHKFSLSIPNSTGLGLIATGLKKDQIFVGDISTLYKSGNTTVDVKVDTYSNISTKVTVNDILHGTKAALSFNIPDHKSGKLDVQYLHPHAAVDSSIGLNPSPLLELSAAIGSKDVCLGAEVGFNTTSASFTKYNAGVAFNKPDFSAALLLADKGQTLKASYINYVDRPDGFTVAAEISHSFSTFENRFTIGSSQSIDSKTVVKTRFSDDGKAAFQCQRAWRPNSLITLSAEYDSTKIFGSSTKFGLALALKP
- the LOC100798534 gene encoding protein YIP4a translates to MSHSDTIPLHPSSQSDIDEIENLINASVHQSVPSARPPSPPRASIPVSVSVSTAPSPFISSNLPPPPPLPKSSVSAVTPSPPPPRPGIATSGFGPAPNTLTEPVWDTVKRDLSRIVSNLKLVVFPNPYREDPGKALRDWDLWGPFFFIVFLGLTLSWSASVKKSEVFAVAFALLAAGAVILTLNVLLLGGHIIFFQSLSLLGYCLFPLDVGALICMLKDNVIVKVVVVCVTLAWSSWAAYPFMSSAVSPRRKALALYPVFLMYVSVGFLIIAID